Proteins encoded in a region of the Drosophila sechellia strain sech25 chromosome 2L, ASM438219v1, whole genome shotgun sequence genome:
- the LOC6619319 gene encoding uncharacterized protein LOC6619319: MFDTTKYFPRSVDSEHPSQSEHNESLSQDHVITYDMVHNPEGRSPDHSVIEMASEADRRTGHDATSSPQLMIIFEEGDINSALHFIIESAHNPFASNAVAMVLVEEKIRGEIVERILSKLHPLSKFVAEHPSYLAALEKCHTSNLNIIRACISEVAPPLASPTFVCDCTHDKLGSYPTGIVTFHTFRNNQEAIAICQCESLAFASVSIWNETLTGCYDLVAALSSSYFFLNCANVDLSPILRPHKAQKNYVIVENGFHFETLRIYDNFKSIVFPIAGQILPYIKDYKEEHAAVFFLDA, translated from the coding sequence ATGTTCGATACAACTAAATACTTTCCGCGTTCAGTTGATTCCGAGCATCCATCCCAGTCGGAGCACAATGAGTCTTTGTCACAGGATCATGTGATCACCTACGATATGGTCCATAACCCGGAGGGAAGATCTCCTGATCACAGTGTCATCGAAATGGCATCGGAAGCTGACCGGCGTACAGGACACGATGCCACTTCATCTCCCCAACTGATGATTATTTTTGAAGAAGGCGACATCAACAGTGCACTGCACTTTATTATTGAGTCGGCTCATAATCCCTTTGCCTCGAATGCGGTGGCCATGGTTCTGGTTGAAGAGAAAATTCGGGGGGAGATCGTCGAGAGAATCCTGTCTAAGCTACATCCTCTTAGTAAGTTTGTGGCCGAGCATCCTAGCTATCTGGCAGCACTGGAGAAATGCCACACCTCCAACTTGAACATAATAAGGGCCTGCATTTCTGAGGTTGCCCCACCACTGGCTTCACCCACTTTTGTGTGTGACTGTACGCACGATAAGCTGGGAAGTTACCCAACTGGGATAGTAACATTTCACACATTCCGCAATAACCAGGAGGCCATTGCCATATGTCAGTGCGAATCACTGGCCTTTGCATCCGTCTCCATTTGGAACGAAACGCTAACTGGATGCTACGATCTCGTGGCGGCCCTCAGCTCATCCTATTTTTTTCTAAACTGTGCCAACGTGGACTTGTCGCCAATTTTAAGGCCGCACAAGGCTCAGAAAAATTACGTGATAGTTGAAAACGGCTTTCACTTCGAAACCCTACGTATCTATGACAATTTCAAATCCATTGTATTTCCTATTGCCGGACAAATTTTGCCATACATCAAAGATTACAAGGAGGAGCACGCAGCCGTCTTCTTCTTGGATGCTTAG
- the LOC6619318 gene encoding uncharacterized protein LOC6619318 isoform X2, which produces MVEGMIKKLTAILFGLVLAVLFRVIIPFTLRLKSAEITINVLNCFNFLTSTVSIILCLNLVSLYLANLRDDWLVLGILVLHWTYFAISKQLEAMNMSYSTFVDSLNLKWLAYSNFNKTDWPSVENAVLCCGLEGPRSYMDYLQGVPTHCYHPDLITQGCSDFVKNIFMPMQQISKLLLRLAIFVELVILLTLAATLLKKCISLIGERKHKRIITQGLAVLIDLFKNTF; this is translated from the exons ATGGTAGAGGGCATGATAAAAAAGCTAACTGCTATTTTATTTGGG CTTGTATTGGCTGTATTATTTCGAGTAATTATACCCTTTACTCTGCGACTTAAAAGCGCTGAAATAACCATCAATGTGCTTAACTGTTTTAATTTTCTAACAAGTACCgtttcaattattttatgCCTTAATTTGGTCAGCCTATACTTAGCCAATTTGCGTGATGATTGGCTTGTTCTAGGG ATACTCGTCCTTCATTGGACGTACTTCGCAATTTCAAAACAACTAGAAGCCATGAACATGAGCTATAGTACATTCGTGGATAGCTTAAACCTTAAATGGCTGGCTTACTCCAATTTTAACAAGACAGATTGGCCTTCGGTTGAAAATGCG GTTTTATGCTGTGGACTGGAGGGTCCCCGTTCTTATATGGATTATCTACAAGGGGTTCCAACCCACTGCTATCATCCCGACCTTATCACCCAAGGTTGCAGTGACTTtgttaaaaacatttttatgccGATGCAACAAATAAGTAAGTTGCTGCTCAGATTGGCAATTTTTGTGGAACTGGTAATATTACTTACTCTTGCTGCAACGCTTTTaaagaaatgcatttctttgatTGGCGAAAGGAAACATAAAAGAATTATTACACAGGGGCTTGCGGTACTaatagatttatttaaaaacacattttaa
- the LOC6619318 gene encoding uncharacterized protein LOC6619318 isoform X1: protein MVEGMIKKLTAILFGLVLAVLFRVIIPFTLRLKSAEITINVLNCFNFLTSTVSIILCLNLVSLYLANLRDDWLVLGLIPLQILVLHWTYFAISKQLEAMNMSYSTFVDSLNLKWLAYSNFNKTDWPSVENAVLCCGLEGPRSYMDYLQGVPTHCYHPDLITQGCSDFVKNIFMPMQQISKLLLRLAIFVELVILLTLAATLLKKCISLIGERKHKRIITQGLAVLIDLFKNTF from the exons ATGGTAGAGGGCATGATAAAAAAGCTAACTGCTATTTTATTTGGG CTTGTATTGGCTGTATTATTTCGAGTAATTATACCCTTTACTCTGCGACTTAAAAGCGCTGAAATAACCATCAATGTGCTTAACTGTTTTAATTTTCTAACAAGTACCgtttcaattattttatgCCTTAATTTGGTCAGCCTATACTTAGCCAATTTGCGTGATGATTGGCTTGTTCTAGGG CTTATACCGCTGCAGATACTCGTCCTTCATTGGACGTACTTCGCAATTTCAAAACAACTAGAAGCCATGAACATGAGCTATAGTACATTCGTGGATAGCTTAAACCTTAAATGGCTGGCTTACTCCAATTTTAACAAGACAGATTGGCCTTCGGTTGAAAATGCG GTTTTATGCTGTGGACTGGAGGGTCCCCGTTCTTATATGGATTATCTACAAGGGGTTCCAACCCACTGCTATCATCCCGACCTTATCACCCAAGGTTGCAGTGACTTtgttaaaaacatttttatgccGATGCAACAAATAAGTAAGTTGCTGCTCAGATTGGCAATTTTTGTGGAACTGGTAATATTACTTACTCTTGCTGCAACGCTTTTaaagaaatgcatttctttgatTGGCGAAAGGAAACATAAAAGAATTATTACACAGGGGCTTGCGGTACTaatagatttatttaaaaacacattttaa